The genomic DNA aaattaaatattttcatgtGGAAAGCAATGAGTGGAGCTCTACCTGTAGCAGAAAGACTTTTAATAAGAGGGATCACTATAGACCAGAGATGTCAAATATGTGGAATGGAAGGAGATTCAATCAACCATTTACTGTTTATTTGTCCCATAGCTAGACAAGTTTGGGCTCTCTCTGATATTCCATCTCCAGAGTCGGGTTTTAGTGAATCGTCCCTCTATCAAAATTTCCACTACATCTTGAGGTTAGCAATCAAAGCTCCAGGAGAAGGTAATGTGAGACGTACTATCCCTTGGATTTTGTGGCACCTTTGGAAAAACCGCAACAATCTTGTTTTCGAAGGATTGGCCTATTTGGTTCCTCAGATGATAGTGAAAATGAAAGAGGATTCAGCTCAGTGGTTCCAAGCACAacaagtggaagaagaagaagctcaaaaaGAGATTCCATGTGAGAGACCGATAAAATCAAGTTGGCGACCCCCAGATAGACATTGGTTAAAATGTCATATCGCCTTCTCTTGGGATAAAGTGAAGTGTTCAGGAGGGGCTGCTTGGGTTCTCCAAAATTTTGAAGGTAAAGTTTTACTGTATTCTAGAAGATTTTTCAGTATTATAGATTCCAAAAAAGAGATGGAATTGGAATGCTGGTTGTGGGCTCTAGAGAGTCTCAGAAGTCTCAAAATTACAAGAGTCATTCTCGCTGCTGAGGAAAAAGACCTGATACAAGCTATCTTAAGACCAGAAGCTTGACCATCTTATAAGTTTCAATCTGAGATTTTGCTAGCAGGCTTAAACCATATacttttttggaaacttttgaaAGAGGATAGAAGTGCAAACAAGGGAGCATTTCTTATCGCTCAAAGTGTTACTAGGGAGGATCGAATACAATCATATGTTGCAGTGGGGCATCCTCTATGGTTGCAAGACTTGTTCAATCAAGAGAGTTTTGTTACTGTTGGGTGACGACTTTTTGGAATCTCCTTATTTGCTGATGATTGTTATCGATCcttatcatttttttgtagATCTAATTAGATGGTTTCAATGCCTTGTAAAAtaactttggtttggtttataatgAATTATtgagacgaaaaaaaaaaagttgaacaacatacattatatatctTCTCTTACCAACATGAAGAACAAGTCTTATTCGCCAGTCTAGCCTTTGTTGATCTTTTGATATGAATATTAACCACACACCACACTCACTCACACATTCATATTTGTAAGGTGAATGTGGGAAATTAGAATACtttctaaaatcaaaacaagactTTAAAACCTTCATTATTGATAAACTTAAATGATAAGAACTACTGATCGttgaattttgtttcctaaaagaTGTTTTGATAATAATGTTTAACAAAATTGATCAGATGTGAAAGAAATCcgaaaataaagataattaagAATAACACGTCAGCAAATGTATTTTTCGATTTAGTAACACGTCAGCAAGTTCATTTGTTTAAGTGTTTAAGAATTTGCCTATATGTTTGTGTCTAAAATGAAGCTCAAAATTGATGCTTTTGGaactagaaactagaaagagTGTTGttaaggaggagaagaaaggtAAAGTTGAAGAAGCTGTTGATGATGGTAGCCATAAAGGTATGAAGGGAAATAAGAAGAAAGGTATGATTCAGGTTAGGTGTATTTATAGTAAATGTTATGAAGTGTTATTCTATTTTcggatatataataaataatgcaacatatcatttttattcataattcCATTTTACCAATCTATGCTTGATCCAAGAACATGAAAGCTTCAACCGACAAAGAAAACACTGagtttattaatgaaaaaaaaatggtatttgtaaagaaaataataaattttcaaatttttaagagATAAAGAAGATCCAAACTTCAAACCAAGAAGAAAATACCAAATCGTGTAGAAAGACcttttctatatatactctCTTAGCAATTTCTTGCAGAACTTGAACAAGAGCCAGCAAAACCATAATCACAAAAAAGTCAGCTGATTAGACGATAATCAGACAATAGCTACAACGATATTATAAAAGACAAATGgaagtttttttaatacaatattaGGATGTACCGCGGGAcgatttaattttattgtgtttttaatatatatatatatatatatatatatatatttttaatctttaagTTTTAAATTCTTAGTTAGAGaggtataatatattttttttctgtgacgtattgacatattttataattcatataataaatatggaTAGAATTTGTAACTTAGTTAATCCCAAACTatggttataaatatataatataagaaataagttaaaagttttagtgttggtttaaTTGTTCAAACCGTCATGCTAGATCCGTCCCACAAcagatttaatgatttttaatccaCAGAAAATTATTCTatgatagtatatataaaatatatatatttttattgaagtATTTAGACCTGCAGTCGCATCCATTCAACACACTTTACTTTAACTAATAAGTCTAAATGTAGATACTAATTAACATGCAATACATCACAGTACAAAACTTTTGGTTTactatatttagaaaataaaagatgatcttatattttgttatttaatgtCAGATCCAAGTCTGAAATGAGATCCAATCTTATGAAGTATGTGAAATTActatattagaaaaatgataaatatcTCAAACATTTGATTCGGAAATGCAATTTATTATCTTATCTtgtttatcatataaaaaaaattgttttaaacatGGACTCATCAATGATTAATATTATCACAGAGGTTCCAAAGTATGTACTGGAGAGATTGATAGTATGTTCTTGAGCGAAGAAATTAGCAAGTGAGAGCTTCTGAATTAATCAATGGGAGTGTTAAATTAAGAAGCAACACCAGTTCCATATAAAACACATGAAAAAGGTTAGTACCAGTACCACTATCTATCGCTTATATAGTAAGAAACTTTATAGAAATAATCCTGCAAAATTAGGTGGATCGATGTCTAACTGACTGCTTTATGTCGTATAGATTGGGAGTAGTATGGTTGTTTGATTAACTTTGCTAGCATTCATGATTTGTCGAGCGAtgtctacaaaataaaataaaataaaaaagatgagaaaaaaaatattgtgaattATATTGACATAGTACTAAATAAAATGTATACACGTTCATGTAGATATGTGATTACAATAAGCagattctcaaaaaaaaaaaattatcaactaAGAACAAAGATTATCTTATGAAAATATACTTTTGTGAATGCTTGTGATTTGCTACGCCTGACAACTAATGAATTGAATTTGACAATTGTTAAAGGTCTCACCAAATATTATTGTATTCATTTTCCAGGTATGAAGAACCCTAACTTCTAGTTTCCATGAAGTCTCTTGTAAGGCTTCACATCTCGGAGAAAGGCATGGGATGCATCCATTGCTACGTAAATGTTTATCGACATGTATTTGAGAAATGGTAATTGTGGGATGATTTTGTGCTTATGTTTGATccttaatcttatatttataggtaATAAGTAGAAGTAGATTAGTGATTAGGTTAAACTGGAGGAACATTTAGACTTTGCATGCAACAATAAAATCTTGGATATGGTTAAGAGAAGATGATTTTTCGCTCAATTATAAATGAATGATGAATGGTTTAAGGTAAGGTTAGAATATATGATCCTAACAATAAATAAGTTTTGGAGATTATGTTGCGATAATTTAGGGAGCGaatttattgaaatttgaaagcataTTTGGTAAGATGGTGATGTTATCGACTAAAATTTAGAAGATAcgatttttagttttctttcattaacgtttttgttatttgaaacGTTGGATTATGTGCGGCAATTTTAGTTCAAGATGAAGCCCAATTAAGAGATAAACCTAAAAAACATGTGACCTATTTCAGCTAACAAATCAAAGCTTTGGCGAAAATTGAATAGTTGAAATCAAAACTCGCGAAGTCCCACTGAGAAAACGAATTAACGCGCGGATCTAATGCTTAATGGGTAGGGTAATtggtttgaattttgtttatcTCCAAATTGCctctttcaattttaataacTGACTTTTTACATAATTCAGCGGCAATCTCTGTAATTATAACAACATTTCGGATATTTTGCTAAACATactcttcttttaattataagaagttATTtgttgtattcaaatttttacaTGGAAAATAGAATagacaaaaataatcaataaacaaaaattatatccTAATATCTTAAAAGAAacttattaaatatatacatatagttaTAGGTTTTGTATCTATAAGTAAATATTGTAGTTGTAGTTGCTCTAATATATACCTTTGTATccaaatgaaatattttataaccaGTTAGTTAGATTAGTAGATTTAATTGAAAGCATACTTTCAGGAAGTAaagtaacaacaaaaatttataattactacatatatataatcgaaTGGAAATGCAAGTCAGTCTCGGTAGTAATTTCTGTCACAGATACAAAATTTGTACAGAGCAAAATCTATTTAATGTGAGCAAATCTCTATTTAACATATGAGAGTTTAGCACAATTTTATCTTTAAACTTGATAAGTACTCGCCATGTTTCTCCTTTATGTTTGATGATCGATTGGACAACAATATTATGCCATAATTCTTTTATGAAAAGTAACTACTATCATCATTTAAAATATCTGAATATGCATGTAATTATTTTAGTGcaacatgaaaaaaaattctaacaaaATTAACACATGTTCTcgacaaaaattcaaatttcactTTACATTTTCCTCtaaatcccctttataataaaacggaagtacacaacattgttttgtacactatataattttaataagttgattacaaataggttatacattaattaatagattaattagttacaaataggttataccgaaaatcttaaaaaaaaatattctaaagaatcatatcatctaaattaccatattaattttctttattaaattattcattaaataaaatcttttgatatctaacttaacatattaatttgttaataatcattatacttcacccctcgtttttatatatgaatctattttgtgaaacaaataaattatcatattatttattataattaaaaaatagttttatttccgaaTATActataagttgaattttttaaaacaaatataaattgttcaatctataaaatatttagtaatattatttttttaaaataatatctagtgaattaaaaattttactgagtaacgggtaaaaatttgaatatttaaattcaatttcttattttttgttgaattttataattttatataatacaagaaactttaaataatttattttgaaatatttttaccatattgaaacttgatataaaagttagaaactataaacactctaaattgatttgttatagcaatgtcaataatatgtcacgataatatgaaagaatttcatgaaaccaaatatattttttaaaaaaaagtataacaatatattaaattactcataatataataactagcttttaaaaaaccaaatttacaaaattatgtcttataatgacattcaagtcctgatgtagaatatacattgttgaaataatttCACATATACAAcctattaaattttaattttaaaatagaaaatatacaaaattttgtataaaataaaatttaactagtgttatagcacgggtacttatctagaatcattaacaatataaaacttacaaaatatgtgtttttttaagtcatcatatttagcatatgattttatttgataatgttttatccaaaaaaatcttttaaaaacaattagataaattatattttatataaaaattacaatataaataaaataaattttaatctgGCTCTAGCACAGGTCTTAATCTAGTTCTAGTATAAAGTAAGATCCTCTCTAGTCTATAATcctaccatatatatatagagtaaaactagtttttattttactttgagttgaaatttttatttataagttaCTCTTTTAAATctgaattttgtttatattttatgactCAAATTCAATAACTATTTAGACCCCTTATATTTTACAAACAACGAAGTTACAATACAATTTATATACAAGCTTGGCTCATATACTAGCAAATTGTGGGCGAGGTGAGGACTTTAAccgttttctttggtttgttgGAAACTAGCCTTTCTTTCCCATAATCTCTNatttttttttttttttttttttttttttttttttaaattaaaaattcttgATAATTGGCTTTAATTAAATTAACggtattaataaaatgttactatcaTCATAAATGGAACACTCTTAAGTCTTAAGTCTTAACATACATAcgtatatagtttttataagatAAGCTACCAAAATTAAAGGTAAgcaacatataataaaaattaaggcAAGAAAGAGTAACGATcgaatattttagtaaattgtATCCAGATCCAcgaacatataaaaaaaaaaactgagaagaAGAATAGCCAACCCAAATACCCAATTCATAGTGTTAATGGGCTATTGTATAAAGCCCGTAAAATCCATTACAAAATGGACAAAAATAAGCCCATTAGAATAGAAAAACTAGGTTTTCGCAGGTTTTATATCTTTATCACTATATAAAGTCTCTCTTCAACAAATCTCTCAACTCTTCTGCCGCCGATTCTTCTATTAGCCGCCATGGTAATTGCTTGAAGCACCTCACTCCATCTCTCTCTACTCTCGTAGATTTAACCTAGAAAATCGCATTTGTCtaatcttctttattttgccTTTTGCTAATTTCGCAGGTGAAGTACTCGCAAGAACCCGACAACCAGACCAAGTGTAAGTTCCTTTGGTGACCATTTCGTTATCTCGAATTCGTTCTGCTTTGTATCCGATTTTGTGTAATGAGCTTAGtggttatattttgtttttgattttggcaGCATGCAAGGCTAGAGGATCCGATCTTAGGGTTCACTTCAAGGTATGTGTAGCTCGTTATTACATTTTCCGATGTGGTTTAGATTTATGGGTTGTAGGAGATTgtagtttttagggtttaaccTGATCGAGAAAAAGCAGAGTTCTGTAGCAATTTACAGATCTCACGTATACTTCAGGGAAATTGAATTGGTCATCGTGATTGGGTGAATCTGtgtttatttttctcataaCTATTAAGGTTCAGTACATGATGGTACATTGATATTAGTTTTATCATTtcgtatttttaagcttttgaattttagggttttttttttggggggggggttNTTTCAGGTGAAAGGTTTGGATGTTGATGCCCTCTTCATCTCACACATCCAAGTGAACCAGGCCGCAAAGCAAAGGAGAAGGACTTACCGTGCTCACGGAAGAATCAACCGTAAGTTTAGAATTTTTGTACATTACTTGCATGGTTAGCTTCTAGGTTTGTCTTGTATGACTCATTGTANTCAGGGAAATTACGGGCATTGTTCTTGGGTGAACCTATGTAGATTTTTTAGTGACTAATGGTTCAGTAAATGATGCCACATTTTATAAGACTGGACTTGAATTTGTTGATTGGTTGCtcattgtgtttttgttttgtactgGATTGTGTGGAACAGAACACTAGGGAAACAGCGCACGCCATCAGGAAGCTACCATTGATCAAGGCCAAGAGGTACCTTGAGGATGTGATAGCTCACAAGCAAGCAATTCCCTTCACACGTTTCTGCAGAGGTGTGGGGAGAACTGCTCAAGCTAAGAACAGGCATTCTAATGGTCAAGGACGTTGGCCCGCCAAGTCTGCTCAGTTTGTTCTTGATTTGCTCAAGAACGCTGAGAGCAATGCTGAGGTGAGGATAACAGTCTTTTAATTATGAATGTATGGAATCGTTTTTGGTTGTCTCTACCATTTTGCTAATGAGCATAATTTGACTTTGACTTTTCAGGTGAAAGGTTTGGACGTTGATGCGCTCTTCATCTCACACATCCAAGTGAACCAGGCCGCAAAGCAAAGGAGAAGGACTTACCGTGCTCACGGAAGAATCAACCGTAAGTTTTGCGATATTGTAAAATTACTTGCATGGTtatctttttgtcttctctttagTGACTCATTGTGTCTTTCATGGTTGCAGCTTACATGTCCAACCCATGCCACATTGAGTTGATTTTGTCAGAGAAGGAAGAGCCTGTCAAGAAAGAGGTAACAATATTTCATCTCATTTGTTTAGTCAGGATTTGTGTTAATAACAGTGATTCTCATTACGTAATTGTTTTCGATAATTGTAGCCGGAGACTCAGTTGGCAGCCAAGTCTAAGAAGTCAGCAGCTTaagctttctttgttttatttctatgtCCTTTGTGCTCATTGAAGAGATTTTGTTCCCTTTTTATTTTAGCTCGAATCGGTTTGTAAGACAACGGATAGTTTTTTCTTGAAGATTTTCGCTTAATGGTTATGACATCATTTATCATGTTTCGTATTTAGTAGTAATCATATGATCCAAATAATTCTTaaagttgaacaaaaaaaatgtctgaaatattaatatctacttGTTTGATTACTTCGTTAGTTGATAAAATCAGACGAACAGAAGTGCTGAGAACAAAAGAGATCTGTACATTCTCTGACTTAGTCTTTGTGGGAAGCATGAGTTCTCTCATTGTCGTTTCTCATTCTCAATGGCTCGGACGATTGGGTCGTTCTCTAATTCcaagtcatcatcttcatcttcgaaCTCATCCAGCTCACTGACCAttgtctgttttgtttttttccttgacTCTCTCCTATGCTTCTTGGGTACTAGCCTTGGTTCAGCATGTTTCACACCCATGTCTCCCACCTTGTACCTGTGTCATGGATTCCCTTGTTAAACGACATTTGGGAAAATAACCAATCTCAGAATTNGATTTGCTCAAGAACGCTGAGAGCAATGCTGAGGTGAGGATAACAATCTCTTAACTATGAATGTATAGGAATCGTTGCCATTTTGCTTATGAGCATAATCTGACTTTGGTNAAGCTGAAACTCCTCCCTGATTCTGATCTCATCAAGCAGTTGTAAGTAGTAAGGATACCTTTCCCAATCACCTTTCACAACACATCCTGGTTCCCCAATATGCAAGCAATCTCTAAATCCACATTTTCCACCCTCAATCATGTTCCTTATCTAAAGAAACAGTTCACAAGACAACACATCGTCACAGTTGGTCAATAAGCGAAATGGGAACAAGCCAATGGGTACAAAGTGCAAACCTCAGGGAAACAGTGTGCAAGTGACTGCTTCGTTACTTTCAGCAAACTAGGTTGGTTAAAGCCAGGAGTATCAGCGAGATAACCACCTTCAGAAACCGGCAGTAGCGACACGTTCCGTGTTGTATGTTTACCCCTACCACTTCTAGAAGAAACTTCCCCTACTCGTTGATCATCAAACCACTTATTACCTAACATCTGAATATCACAAAGTCTCAACACATGAGACCATGGTAAAGTAAAAGTTAACCTCGAGAATGaaataacacaaaagaaactTACAGGCTCAAACCAAGTCTCATCTTCAACTTCACCACCACCATGGTTACTTCTCAATATGTTGATTAAACTTGACTTCCCAACACCACTAGGTCCAACAATCACAGAGGTCTGATTCCTCAGGATAAACGCAATCTCATCAAGTCCGTCTTTAGTTCCCACACTACAAAACAATGGTTCATAGTTCCAACCACTCAATCTTATCTTCCAAGATTCCAATTCCTGTAAACAACAAGTTCATGATTCTATTTAACCCCTGAAGCAAACAAGTAGTGAGCTAAATGCAATCTCTAATTCCTCCTTTTACCTCTTCACTGATGAGTTCAGTTTTGTTCAAAGCAAGTGTGAGTTGAATACGAGTAGATTCAGCTTCCACCAAGAACCTAGTGAGTGTAAACGGCTCCAGCTTCGGTTGATCCAGAGAGAACAGAACCAGTAAATGATCAACGTTCGCAACCGGTGGATCTAAAATCTCAGAGCGGCGGTGAAACACATTCTCAATCATTCCTCTCCGATCAACCCAATCAATAGATCCAACAAGAACCTTATCCCCAACCAAGACTCTCCTCCGTATCTTCTTCAACACAGCTCTCACAACACAAAGCAACTCAACACCAGTCTTAgacgaatcatcatcatcatcatcaccactctTCACAGAACCAGCTACATCTTGAACAATGACGCGCATAAAGTTCGCTTGAGCTGTTGCAACGGTACCGATAGCTTGAGACTCCAAGAGCGAAGGTTTGTGCTCCGGCGAGAGAACCGGCGATAGAGAGGAGGAGTAGTTTTTAGTACCGATATGTTTCGCTCTGAGCAAATTCTTGCTCGGTTGGGGTTTTCTCGAGACATCAGGATTATCTCGTCTCGCTGAAAGAGGACAGAAGCTGTGGCGGATTCCGATTCCGACTCGAACTCCACATCCGCCGGGAAATACCGCCGTGCGACGGAGGAACGGAGAAGAGTGACGGAGGAGTGAAATCGACGATGTCTGCATCAGAAAATTCTAGAAGAATCCAAAGACTCTCTGTCTAGAGAGGAGAGAGCAGTGGAGAATCTGGGTGTGATATGAAGAAGATTTTGAGTTATGGGCCTTATGGTAAGTGCTATGGGCCCAAATTTATGGGCCTATATGTAGAATGAATCGTAAAAGTGTGGGGAAGACGTGATaattcaaagtttcaaaaaccctaatttcccatTTGAAGACGGATGAATGGTGATGTTCAATCTTCTTCCGGAGGATTTGGGAGAAGAGATACTATCTAGAGTCCCGATAAGATTTTAGGAGCAGCGAGAACTACTTGCAAACGATGAAGATTACGGAGATGAAGTAGTCCATGCATGCACCATGGTCGTGGTTTAATTTGGAAGCGTATTTGGGACAAACGAGCTAGGTTGATTCAACCTAGAACTAATTTCTACGTATCAGAAAATTATCTTGGATACGATAACAACCGGAACCACGCAATCGTGAGGATATTGGACTATTATTTgcgaaatttattattttaagtcTAACCTTTGGAgggtttttatattattatcgGACGGACATTGAAATTTTGGTCATCATTAATTGAAGGGagatacatatttttatgttgCTCCAACAGTGATATTTGGACTGCGTCTCCCTCTGCAGCTCTGCTATTTCTAGATGCTAGTTTTGAATATGTGGTTCTATCTCATGGGGTAGACTCTATCCGATAGAGATATGGCCGGTGAGGTGGCAACTAAGATTGGACCCACAATGAAGTATTGTGGATAAACTTCTTAATTAACGATTACTACTACTCGTTATAGTAAGATTTTCCTTGGGAATTTTTTACTTGACCAAGAGAAGAAACTGGCTgtggttttctatgttttaAGATTTGTTAATGGATCCTTACACAACAAAGCTCTCATCATTGGAGAGACTGGAGATTCGAGAATAGTGGATCTCATAGTAGATTTCAGGCCGTATCTTTAAGAACTTGTGTGCTCGTTGTCGTATGCTCCAAGTTTAGTTATAATCAATCCAGATACTTTACAATGTCTCAAAATCCaagtatatataagaattaCATAATTAAGGGGAAGTCACACACACATGTCACATTTATAGTACTCCCTCTgtccaattttattatttttttttagctaaaATCACAATGTTTAAGATACcataaatgttttgttatttttacataatatatatatatatatatatattcaaaaaaaataaccagTAGTCATAATTTTAACATACTAATTAAACATAAATGATGCATAGAAatatgaaagaaacaaaatcttataaattggAACAAAAAAGGCTAAAAAGTCCTATAATTTGGGAC from Camelina sativa cultivar DH55 chromosome 7, Cs, whole genome shotgun sequence includes the following:
- the LOC104701350 gene encoding 60S ribosomal protein L17-2; translated protein: MVKYSQEPDNQTKSCKARGSDLRVHFKNTRETAHAIRKLPLIKAKRYLEDVIAHKQAIPFTRFCRGVGRTAQAKNRHSNGQGRWPAKSAQFVLDLLKNAESNAEVKGLDVDALFISHIQVNQAAKQRRRTYRAHGRINPYMSNPCHIELILSEKEEPVKKEPETQLAAKSKKSAA
- the LOC104701351 gene encoding LOW QUALITY PROTEIN: uncharacterized protein LOC104701351 (The sequence of the model RefSeq protein was modified relative to this genomic sequence to represent the inferred CDS: substituted 1 base at 1 genomic stop codon), yielding MQTSSISLLRHSSPFLRRTAVFPGGCGVRVGIGIRHSFCPLSARRDNPDVSRKPQPSKNLLRAKHIGTKNYSSSLSPVLSPEHKPSLLESQAIGTVATAQANFMRVIVQDVAGSVKSGDDDDDDSSKTGVELLCVVRAVLKKIRRRVLVGDKVLVGSIDWVDRRGMIENVFHRRSEILDPPVANVDHLLVLFSLDQPKLEPFTLTRFLVEAESTRIQLTLALNKTELISEEELESWKIRLSGWNYEPLFCSVGTKDGLDEIAFILRNQTSVIVGPSGVGKSSLINILRSNHGGGEVEDETWFEPMLGNKWFDDQRVGEVSSRSGRGKHTTRNVSLLPVSEGGYLADTPGFNQPSLLKVTKQSLAHCFPEIRNMIEGGKCGFRDCLHIGEPGCVVKGDWERYPYYLQLLDEIRIREEFQLXQRNPXHRYKVGDMGVKHAEPRLVPKKHRRESRKKTKQTMVSELDEFEDEDDDLELENDPIVRAIENEKRQ